A genome region from Aestuariivirga litoralis includes the following:
- a CDS encoding aldo/keto reductase: MTPIPAFGYGTYRRDGEVAYACVLAALEMGYRHIDTAEMYGNEREVGRAIKDSGLKRSDIFVTTKCGPEHFGKGQVLKAAQGSLAKLGLDQVDLYLLHWPSPGDEYDAHDYVAQLGEVHAKGLAAQIGVSNFTKKYIDIALKLLGPKAIATNQVEMHVLMQNRPISDYCKAKNIPITAYCPLARGALSNHAGMKALALKHDATPEQVGLAFLLAEGHIVIPSSSKRERIESNWDAQRLTLSAEEMQLIREMDEGRRLINGGWCPKWDT; the protein is encoded by the coding sequence ATGACCCCTATCCCCGCATTCGGCTATGGCACCTACAGGCGGGACGGTGAGGTGGCTTATGCTTGCGTGCTGGCTGCGCTTGAAATGGGGTATCGCCATATCGACACCGCCGAGATGTACGGCAATGAGCGCGAGGTGGGGCGGGCGATCAAGGATTCCGGCCTGAAGCGGTCGGATATTTTCGTCACCACCAAATGCGGGCCTGAACATTTCGGCAAGGGACAGGTACTCAAAGCGGCGCAAGGTTCGCTTGCCAAGCTGGGCCTCGATCAGGTTGATCTCTATCTGCTGCACTGGCCTTCGCCCGGTGATGAATATGATGCGCATGATTATGTGGCGCAGCTGGGTGAAGTGCATGCCAAGGGACTGGCGGCGCAGATTGGGGTTTCCAACTTCACCAAGAAATATATCGACATTGCGCTCAAACTTCTGGGGCCAAAAGCCATCGCGACCAATCAGGTGGAGATGCATGTGCTGATGCAGAACCGGCCCATCTCCGATTATTGCAAGGCGAAGAACATCCCGATCACTGCCTATTGCCCGCTGGCACGCGGGGCGCTGTCCAACCATGCGGGCATGAAAGCGCTGGCGCTGAAACATGATGCCACGCCGGAGCAAGTGGGCCTCGCCTTTCTGCTGGCCGAAGGGCACATCGTCATTCCGTCATCCTCCAAGCGCGAGCGCATTGAAAGCAATTGGGACGCGCAGCGGCTCACACTTTCAGCCGAAGAAATGCAGCTCATCCGGGAGATGGATGAGGGGCGTCGTCTGATCAATGGCGGCTGGTGCCCCAAGTGGGACACATAG
- the dapB gene encoding 4-hydroxy-tetrahydrodipicolinate reductase translates to MTLKLAIAGAAGRMGRELAKLVHETEGCALAGGLEAPNSPHLGADYGELIGVKNLGVAISADPAAVVAACDGIIDFTVPKATLSLIKHTKGKIHVIGTTGIDAAGDAEIAEAAKSATIVKTGNFSLGVNMLAALVKRAAAALGQDFDIEVLEMHHRMKIDAPSGTALMLGKAAAEGREINLAEKSVRSRDGHTGARNAGDIGFATLRGGTVVGDHTIIFAGNGERLELRHVAEDRKLFANGAVKAAIWAGDKKPGLYSMFDVLGLN, encoded by the coding sequence ATGACTTTGAAACTCGCCATTGCAGGTGCAGCGGGACGCATGGGCCGCGAATTGGCCAAGCTTGTCCATGAGACCGAAGGCTGCGCATTGGCGGGCGGACTTGAAGCGCCGAATTCACCGCATCTCGGTGCTGACTATGGCGAGCTGATCGGCGTGAAGAATCTGGGCGTTGCGATCAGCGCTGATCCTGCGGCAGTGGTTGCGGCTTGCGACGGTATCATTGATTTCACCGTCCCCAAAGCCACCCTGTCCCTCATCAAGCACACAAAAGGCAAGATCCATGTGATCGGCACCACCGGCATTGATGCCGCGGGCGATGCTGAGATTGCCGAAGCCGCCAAATCCGCCACCATCGTAAAGACCGGGAATTTTTCACTCGGCGTGAACATGCTGGCAGCGCTGGTCAAGCGCGCTGCCGCAGCGCTGGGTCAGGACTTTGATATTGAAGTTCTGGAAATGCATCACCGCATGAAGATCGATGCGCCATCGGGCACTGCGCTCATGCTGGGCAAGGCTGCTGCCGAGGGCCGCGAGATCAACCTCGCCGAAAAATCTGTGCGCAGCCGCGACGGCCATACAGGTGCGCGCAATGCGGGTGACATCGGCTTTGCGACTTTGCGCGGCGGAACGGTGGTGGGCGATCATACGATCATTTTCGCCGGCAATGGCGAGCGGCTTGAGCTGCGCCACGTGGCAGAAGACCGCAAGCTGTTTGCCAATGGCGCGGTGAAGGCTGCCATCTGGGCCGGGGACAAGAAGCCTGGGCTTTATTCAATGTTTGATGTTTTGGGATTGAATTGA
- a CDS encoding 2,3-bisphosphoglycerate-dependent phosphoglycerate mutase yields the protein MSGTLVLVRHGQSDWNLKNLFTGWKDPDLTDKGVAEAKSAGQKLKAKGLKFDICFTSALTRAQHTLDLMLHELGQTAPITRDQALNERDYGELTGLNKDDARAKWGEEQVLIWRRSFDVPPPGGESLKDTLARSLPYYVHKIQPHVLEGKNVLVAAHGNSLRSLIMAIEGLSKEAILKRELDTGVPTVYKLKANSVPASVEILA from the coding sequence ATGAGTGGAACACTGGTGCTGGTCCGTCACGGGCAGAGCGATTGGAATTTGAAGAACCTGTTCACCGGCTGGAAGGACCCGGACCTGACCGACAAGGGCGTGGCCGAGGCCAAATCCGCCGGGCAGAAACTGAAGGCCAAGGGTCTGAAATTTGATATTTGCTTTACCTCAGCATTGACGCGGGCGCAGCACACGCTGGATTTGATGCTGCACGAATTGGGCCAGACGGCGCCGATCACGCGTGACCAGGCGCTGAATGAGCGCGACTATGGCGAACTCACTGGCCTCAACAAGGATGATGCACGCGCCAAATGGGGAGAGGAGCAAGTGCTGATCTGGCGGCGTTCATTTGACGTGCCGCCGCCCGGTGGTGAAAGCCTGAAGGACACGCTAGCCCGCTCGCTGCCTTACTACGTCCACAAGATTCAGCCGCATGTGCTGGAGGGCAAGAATGTTTTGGTTGCCGCACATGGCAATTCGCTGCGCTCACTGATCATGGCAATTGAGGGCCTGTCGAAGGAAGCGATCCTGAAACGCGAACTCGATACCGGGGTGCCGACGGTTTACAAGCTGAAAGCCAATTCTGTTCCGGCCAGCGTCGAAATCCTGGCCTAG